A region from the Phaenicophaeus curvirostris isolate KB17595 chromosome 3, BPBGC_Pcur_1.0, whole genome shotgun sequence genome encodes:
- the ID4 gene encoding DNA-binding protein inhibitor ID-4 isoform X1 gives MKAVSPVRHPGRKAQPGVAGGGGHPALRCLAEHSGCKGAPPSGEEPAALCLQCDMNDCYSRLRRLVPTIPPNKRVSKVEILQHVIDYILDLQLALETHPALLRQQQQPPALHPGSCPAGAPRTPLTALNTDPAGSVNKPGDSILCR, from the coding sequence ATGAAAGCCGTGAGCCCCGTGCGACACCCCGGCCGCAAGGCGCAGCCCGGCGtggcgggcggcggggggcaCCCGGCGTTGCGGTGCCTGGCCGAGCACAGCGGCTGCAAGGGGGCCCCGCCGTCGGGCGAGGAGCCGGCGGCGCTGTGCCTGCAGTGCGATATGAATGACTGTTACAGCCGGCTGAGGCGGCTGGTGCCCACCATCCCGCCCAACAAGAGGGTCAGCAAAGTGGAGATCCTGCAACACGTCATCGACTACATCCTCGACCTGCAGCTGGCTCTGGAGACGCACCCGGCGCTGCtccggcagcagcagcagccgcccgCCCTGCACCCGGGCAGCTGCCCCGCGGGCGCCCCGAGGACCCCGCTGACCGCCCTCAACACTGACCCG
- the ID4 gene encoding DNA-binding protein inhibitor ID-4 isoform X2, with protein sequence MKAVSPVRHPGRKAQPGVAGGGGHPALRCLAEHSGCKGAPPSGEEPAALCLQCDMNDCYSRLRRLVPTIPPNKRVSKVEILQHVIDYILDLQLALETHPALLRQQQQPPALHPGSCPAGAPRTPLTALNTDPVRGWLC encoded by the coding sequence ATGAAAGCCGTGAGCCCCGTGCGACACCCCGGCCGCAAGGCGCAGCCCGGCGtggcgggcggcggggggcaCCCGGCGTTGCGGTGCCTGGCCGAGCACAGCGGCTGCAAGGGGGCCCCGCCGTCGGGCGAGGAGCCGGCGGCGCTGTGCCTGCAGTGCGATATGAATGACTGTTACAGCCGGCTGAGGCGGCTGGTGCCCACCATCCCGCCCAACAAGAGGGTCAGCAAAGTGGAGATCCTGCAACACGTCATCGACTACATCCTCGACCTGCAGCTGGCTCTGGAGACGCACCCGGCGCTGCtccggcagcagcagcagccgcccgCCCTGCACCCGGGCAGCTGCCCCGCGGGCGCCCCGAGGACCCCGCTGACCGCCCTCAACACTGACCCGGTAAG